The sequence TGCCCGACACTATGGCCAATAAGCAATTATTAGCCGCTGTCGGGCAAAGCCAGCTTATTCTCGCTTGGGCGCAACTCTTTAGTATCTACGGTTTGCATGTGGGGCAATTGCTGCTGACCCGCGCCGATTTACACGATAGAGAGCGGTATTTGAATGCCCGCGACACTCTGAATGCTTTGCTGGCAAACAATATTATCCCCATCATCAATGAAAACGATGCGGTTGCAACTAACGAAATCAAAGTGGGCGACAACGACAATTTGTCAGCGCGAGCGGCGTTGCTGTGTGATGCTGACCTGCTGATCTTACTGACAGATCAAAAGGGCTTATTCGACGCCGATCCGCGTACCAATCCCAATGCCAAACTGATTTCTCAGGTCGAGAAGATTGATGATAGTCTGCGCCTGTTAGCGGGTGGCTCGGTTTCTGGTTTAGGCACGGGCGGCATGTCGACTAAGCTAGAGGCCGCTGATATTGCCCGCCGCGCTGGGATTGAAGTGGTGATCGCCTCAGGTCATCATCCCGATGTGATTAAAAAAGTCGTTGCTAAAGAATCCATTGGCACCCATTTTAGCGCCATCGAAAACCCATTAGAAAGCCGCAAACAGTGGATTTTGGCGGGGCCCGCGGCCCAAGGTTCACTGGTGCTCGATGCTGGAGCGGTTAAAGCCGTCACTGAAAAAGGCCGCAGCCTGTTATCGAAGGGCATTATTGGCGTCAAAGGGGAATTTGAACGGGGTGCAACTCTGCAATTAGTTGACCAAAACGGCAAAATTATTGCCAGAGGCATAACCCGTTACTGTGGTGAGGCGTTAGGGTTAATTGCGGGTAAACATTCCGACGAAATCGAGTCTGTGCTCGGTTACGATTATGGTGACGCAATTGTCCACCGTAACGATATGGTCGTCTTATAAGCGAGGTCTGTTTTGAGTCAAATTAATCAAGCGCAATATTTACAGCAACTTGGTCATAATGCCAAACAGGCGAGTTATGCCTTGGCCAACCTAACAGCGAGCCAAAAGGCCGATTTGCTTGACGCTATCGCCGATGCGCTGACGGAAAACACCCTGGCAATCCTCGCGGCCAATGCCAAGGATGTGGCGGCGGCTAAAGCCGAGGGCTTGAATGACGCAATGATCGATCGTCTGTTGCTGAACGAGTCACGTCTGGCGGGAATTATCGGCGACATCAGCGATGTGGTTCGTCTTGCCGATCCCGTTGGCGAAGAGTTTGGTAGCCGCGTATTAGACAACGGCTTAAGGCTGACTCGCCGCCGCGTGCCGCTTGGGGTGATCGGGGTGATTTACGAAGCGCGCCCGAATGTGACCGTCGATATCGCCGTGCTGGCGCTAAAAACCGGTAACGCGGTAATTTTACGTGGTGGTAAAGAAACCCTCGAATCCAACAAATTGATAAGCGAAGTGATCCGTGGCGCTATCGCGAGCCAAGGGTTACCTGTTGATGCGGTGCAGCTAATTGATTCTTCCGATAGGGCGCTAGTGACTGGACTTCTCAAGCTCGATCAATATGTTGATATGATCGTCCCCCGTGGCGGTCAAGCCCTGCAGCGCCTTTGCGCCGAGCAAGCCACTATTCCAGTGATCTTAGGTGGTATTGGTATTTGCCATTTATATGTGGATAAAGCCGCTAATCTTGAGCGGGCTCTTGAGGTAATTGCTAACGCAAAAGTGCAACGTCCCACAGTGTGTAATGCGCTGGATACCTTGCTGGTGGATAAAACCATTGCCGCGAATTTTGTGCCGCAAATTGTCGAGTACTTACACTGTTTAGGCGTGCGTTTTTCCGTCTGTGAACAGAGCCATGCGCTACTCGATGGGTTGGGATTTGATATTGAGCTGGCAACCGAGCAAAGCTTTGCGACCGAATGGTTATCTTTGACCTTAGGCATTAAAGTGGTGAGCGATATCGATGCGGCGATTGCCCATATTCGCCGCCATTCTAGCGGGCATTCAGAGGCGATTTTGACCGATGATATTCACGCTGCAACGCATTTTATGAATGAGGTTAATTCGGCTGCAGTGTATGTCAATGCCAGCACTCGTTTTACCGATGGCGGTCAATTTGGCCTTGGTGCCGAGGTGGCGGTCAGTACTCAAAAACTTCATGCCCGTGGCCCAATGGGGCTTGAAGCACTAACCACTTACAAGTGGCTAGCATGGGGTGATTATACGAGTCGCGCATAGCGTGATTGATGTACTAAAAAGCCGCTGAAATAGCGGCTTTTTTTATGGGTAATTTTTTATCTTAATGGATAAGTGGGGTATAAGTCGCAATCAACCATAAACATACAAAAGCGACTGACATCACTGTGGTGAATGTGCGAAAGGGCCTGATATATTCCAAGGTATAGAGAAAATACTTCTCTTGCACTCTGCGGGTAAGCAATACCGAGGGGAGTAAGAAGCTGCAATAAAGCATCACCACCATGGTGGTAAAACCATTACCCCAAAAATGCTCGTAGATAAAAAGTGCGATACACACTAGCATGGCAACCCAGCTGATAGGGCTTATGCCATCTTCTTGATTCCAATGGGTTGATTTTTGCATATGACTGTCCTTAGTCACTCAATTTATTGCTTAATTTATAGACGGTTAATGCATGTTTTTCAATGGCTTTTGTAGATAACGTGTAAAAGAATTTTTAGGCCGAGTTTAGGTCATAGCGTTTTAATATCCGCAAATGAGCCGCGGCACAATTTTGCTAAGTCATTTGCCGTGAGACATATCTCAAGCCCACGGCGGCCTGCGCTGACATAGATTTTGTCAAATTGCTTAGCACTTTCATCAATGATCGTTGGCAGCAGCTTTTTTTGCGCTAATGGGCTGATACCTCCAACCAAATAGCCTGAAGACTTTTGGGCTAAATCTGCATCGGCCATCTGCAGTTTTTTCTGGCCTAAACATTTGGCAACGGCTTTTAAATTGAGTTGATGATCAACGGGGACTAGCGCGACCGCAAGGGGCGCATGGGCTTTATCGGTCGCGACCAGTAAGGTTTTAAATACCTGCGCGGGGGCGAGCCCTAACACATTGGCGGCTTCTTCGCCGTAAGCGGCGCAGTGTGGGTCGTGACTGTATTCTAAAACTTCAAAGGGAATTTTGGCTTTCTTTGCCATTTGTACGGCAGGTGTCATGCTTTACTCCTTGCGCCCCAATTAGGTGCAATAAAAGTCTAGGGGCAATAAAAGTCCGCCATCATAGCTCTTTACTCAGTTCTAAAATGTTAGCTTGCGCTTAAAATTATCGATGCTCGCTTTTATGCTTTATGTCGGCGACTCACTCCGCAAGTTTGGTATTTAGTTTGGTTTTACGTTCTAAATAACGTGGAAATAATTGCTGTAACATCATCCCCGCCAAAATAAAGCCGAGGCCAATATAGGTTGCTGTAGCGATGGTTTCTTGCAAAATCCAAGCGATAAAACCAATCGACATTACCGGCGATAAAAATACTAAGGTACTGATATTGGCGGTGCGAGTCGCGGTTTTAAGCGCCATTAACCAGAGAACAAAGGTAATTCCCATTTCAAATAAGCCGACATACATGCCTGCCATCACGGCTTTAATACTAAAGCTAGGGAGCGCATCGGTAAGTAACAGCGTGATGGTAATAAAGGGTAAACCGATTAAAAAGCTCAACAGTAAGCTGACGACGGGATCGCCTTGATCTTTGGTGTTCACAATCCAATATAGGCACCAGAGCAAAGTGCTAGTCAGCGCCAGCCCAATACCAAGTGGACTATCGAAGCGAAAACCGCTGACATCGCCGCCGGTGGCGATAATAAATACCCCTGAATAGGCGATAAGAGCCGC comes from Shewanella oneidensis MR-1 and encodes:
- the proB gene encoding glutamate 5-kinase, whose protein sequence is MNLSEIAYRRVVVKLGTSVLTSGSKQLDKAHMVELARQMAALMRSGVEVVLCTSGAIAAGREHLQYPALPDTMANKQLLAAVGQSQLILAWAQLFSIYGLHVGQLLLTRADLHDRERYLNARDTLNALLANNIIPIINENDAVATNEIKVGDNDNLSARAALLCDADLLILLTDQKGLFDADPRTNPNAKLISQVEKIDDSLRLLAGGSVSGLGTGGMSTKLEAADIARRAGIEVVIASGHHPDVIKKVVAKESIGTHFSAIENPLESRKQWILAGPAAQGSLVLDAGAVKAVTEKGRSLLSKGIIGVKGEFERGATLQLVDQNGKIIARGITRYCGEALGLIAGKHSDEIESVLGYDYGDAIVHRNDMVVL
- a CDS encoding glutamate-5-semialdehyde dehydrogenase, which gives rise to MSQINQAQYLQQLGHNAKQASYALANLTASQKADLLDAIADALTENTLAILAANAKDVAAAKAEGLNDAMIDRLLLNESRLAGIIGDISDVVRLADPVGEEFGSRVLDNGLRLTRRRVPLGVIGVIYEARPNVTVDIAVLALKTGNAVILRGGKETLESNKLISEVIRGAIASQGLPVDAVQLIDSSDRALVTGLLKLDQYVDMIVPRGGQALQRLCAEQATIPVILGGIGICHLYVDKAANLERALEVIANAKVQRPTVCNALDTLLVDKTIAANFVPQIVEYLHCLGVRFSVCEQSHALLDGLGFDIELATEQSFATEWLSLTLGIKVVSDIDAAIAHIRRHSSGHSEAILTDDIHAATHFMNEVNSAAVYVNASTRFTDGGQFGLGAEVAVSTQKLHARGPMGLEALTTYKWLAWGDYTSRA
- the ybaK gene encoding Cys-tRNA(Pro) deacylase, with translation MTPAVQMAKKAKIPFEVLEYSHDPHCAAYGEEAANVLGLAPAQVFKTLLVATDKAHAPLAVALVPVDHQLNLKAVAKCLGQKKLQMADADLAQKSSGYLVGGISPLAQKKLLPTIIDESAKQFDKIYVSAGRRGLEICLTANDLAKLCRGSFADIKTL
- a CDS encoding DMT family transporter; the protein is MKASNLAYVYGMAAVFLWSTVATAFKIALGFYSPLQLVFVAVLTSIVTLGAILTWQKKLPLLKVQLLRRPTFYLVTGLINPFLYYVVLFKAYSLLPAQQALSLNYTWAVLLPLLAAPLLKQHLRKSDMIAALIAYSGVFIIATGGDVSGFRFDSPLGIGLALTSTLLWCLYWIVNTKDQGDPVVSLLLSFLIGLPFITITLLLTDALPSFSIKAVMAGMYVGLFEMGITFVLWLMALKTATRTANISTLVFLSPVMSIGFIAWILQETIATATYIGLGFILAGMMLQQLFPRYLERKTKLNTKLAE